The following coding sequences are from one Gadus morhua chromosome 10, gadMor3.0, whole genome shotgun sequence window:
- the b4galt7 gene encoding beta-1,4-galactosyltransferase 7: MMYSSRRKPVLYFKEERRFLSGKFTVYKLFGLCMVLGLVSLILLQLSCSGDMSYISSGAMAVARSSHQQQPCPPETQAAAAASVDDPSWGPHKLALIIPFRERFEELLVFVPFMHAFLNKKKIRHRIFVINQVDHYRFNRASLINVGYTESGNDTDYLAMHDVDLLPLNPALDYGFPEEGPFHVASPELHPLYHYKTYVGGILLLTKKHYNMCNGMSNRFWGWGREDDEFYRRLRKAGLQLFRPSGITTAYKTFRHIHDPAWRKRDQKRIASQKQEQFKVDPEGGLTNLLYQVDSRQEVTISGAPCTIVNTKLDCDQNLTPWCLMA; encoded by the exons ATGATGTATTCATCGAGGAGGAAGCCTGTTCTCTACTTCAAAGAGGAAAGAAG GTTCCTCTCTGGGAAGTTTACGGTCTACAAACTGTTTGGGCTCTGCATGGTCTTAGGGCTCGTCTCCCTCATCCTGCTCCAGCTCAGCTGCTCAGGGGACATGTCCTACATCAGCAGTGGCGCGATGGCCGTCGCTCGCTCCTCCCATCAGCAGCAGCCCTGTCCGCCGGAGACCCAGGCGGCCGCCGCTGCCTCTGTGGATGACCCCAGCTGGGGACCTCACAAGCTGGCCCTGATCATCCCCTTCAGAGAGCGCTTTGAGGAGCTGCTGGTCTTCGTTCCCTTCATGCACGCCTTTCTCAACAAGAAAAAGATCCGCCACCGCATCTTCGTGATCAACCAGGTGGACCACTACAG GTTCAACCGTGCCTCCCTGATCAACGTGGGCTACACGGAGAGCGGTAACGACACAGACTACCTGGCCATGCACGACGTGGACCTGCTGCCGCTCAACCCGGCCCTGGACTACGGCTTCCCCGAGGAGGGCCCCTTCCACGTGGCCTCCCCGGAGCTCCACCCGCTCTATCACTACAAAACCTACGTGGGGGGCATTCTGCTGCTCACCAAGAAGCACTACAACATG TGTAACGGCATGTCGAACCGcttctggggctgggggagagaggatgacgAGTTCTACCGAAGACTGAGGAAGGCTGGGTTGCAG TTGTTCAGGCCCAGCGGAATCACAACAGCCTACAAGACCTTCAGACACATCCATGATCCGgcctggaggaagagagaccagAAGCGGATCGCCTCGCAGAAACAG gagcagtTTAAGGTGGACCCCGAGGGGGGGCTGACCAACCTGCTGTACCAGGTGGACTCCAGACAGGAGGTGACCATCAGTGGAGCCCCCTGCACCATCGTCAACACCAAGCTGGATTGCGACCAGAACCTCACACCCTGGTGCCTCATGGCCTag
- the LOC115552532 gene encoding transmembrane emp24 domain-containing protein 9 encodes MVAIKMQSCVFSVLLLSVYYSAVSALYFHIGETEKKCFIEEIPDETMIIGNYRTQLYDKQKEEYLPATQGLGMFVEVKDPDEKVILSRQYGSEGRFTFTSHTPGEHQICLHSNSSKFALFAGGMLRVHLDIQVGEHTNNYAEIAAKDKLTELQLRVRQLVEQVDQIQKEQNYQRYREERFRQTSESTNQRVLWWSIVQTLILVAIGFWQMRHLKSFFEAKKLV; translated from the exons ATGGTGGCCATTAAGATGCAGTCGTGTGTGTTTTCAGTATTACTTTTAAGTGTATATTACAGCGCCGTTTCCGCACTGTACTTTCACATAGGGGAGACCGAGAAGAAATGCTTTATAGAGGAAATTCCAGACGAAACAATGATTATTG gaaacTACAGAACCCAGCTGTATGACaagcagaaggaggagtaccTGCCTGCCACTCAGGGCCTGGGGATGTTCGTGGAGGTCAAAGACCCAGATGAGAAG gtgaTCCTGTCGCGTCAGTACGGCTCCGAGGGACGCTTTACCTTCACGTCGCACACTCCTGGGGAGCACCAGATCTGCCTGCACTCCAACTCCTCCAAGTTCGCCCTGTTTGCAGGAGGCATGCTG CGGGTGCATCTCGACATCCAGGTGGGCGAACACACCAACAACTACGCTGAGATCGCTGCCAAGGACAAGCTGACGGAACTGCAGCTCCGCGTCCGACAGCTGGTAGAGCAGGTGGATCAGATCCAGAAGGAGCAGAACTACCAAAGG TACCGGGAGGAGCGCTTCAGGCAGACGAGTGAGAGTACCAACCAGCGTGTGCTGTGGTGGTCCATCGTCCAGACCCTCATCCTGGTGGCCATCGGCTTCTGGCAGATGAGGCATCTCAAGAGCTTCTTCGAGGCCAAGAAGCTGGTGTAA
- the LOC115552533 gene encoding transmembrane emp24 domain-containing protein 9, with product MQLCVLYLVLLLNACCSFVSCLYLYMGHTETKCFLQDVAMEIKIVGNYRAQLKEGHLPAPQILGMLVDVKDPDKRVILSRQYGSEGRFTFMSQTPGKHQICLHSNSSSFAVSPEDMLWVHLDIHVEKKSLKDRLNALQHKIEMLTEQVNQINREINYQKYREERFTQTSESTLNRVWSSILCTLMGIVAIAALNSRTFKSLNVIEAEDSQTFLKPDIFINLKPKELIIPKSASSHVSYIRL from the exons ATGCAGTTGTGTGTACTGTATCTCGTTTTACTTTTAAATGCCTGTTGCAGTTTTGTCTCCTGCTTGTACTTGTACATGGGACATACAGAGACAAAATGTTTTCTTCAAGACGTTGCTATGGAGATTAAAATAGTCG GGAACTATAGGGCCCAGTTGAAAGAAGGCCACCTACCTGCCCCACAGATCTTGGGAATGTTGGTTGATGTCAAAGACCCCGATAAAAGG GTGATTCTGTCTCGTCAGTACGGCTCTGAGGGAAGATTCACCTTCATGTCCCAAACTCCTGGAAAACACCAGATCTGTCTCCACTCCAATTCCTCCTCGTTTGCCGTGTCCCCTGAAGACATGCTG TGGGTGCATCTAGACATCCATGTGGAGAAGAAGAGCCTCAAGGATAGGCTGAATGCACTTCAGCACAAGATCGAAATGCTAACGGAGCAGGTTAACCAGATAAATCGGGAAATTAACTACCAAAAG TACCGTGAGGAGCGCTTCACACAGACCAGTGAGAGCACCCTCAACAGAGTGTGGTCCTCCATCCTTTGCACCCTCATGGGCATAGTGGCCATTGCTGCCCTGAATTCGAGAACATTCAAAA GTCTAAACGTCATTGAAGCCGAGGATTCTCAGACGTTTTTGAAACCAGACATTTTCATCAATCTCAAACCCAAGGAATTAATTATTCCAAAGTCTGCTTCTTCTCATGTTTCTTATATCCGATTGTAA
- the tmem216 gene encoding transmembrane protein 216 isoform X1 encodes MMYSTYGGSTTSERPVVEALRRHILPSRFYGNQRWRPLSSTSLQVLLYLNCWYFAAYFLAESLMFIYKGLLLPYPSDNLILDVVLHLLFLCLESLRIFYGWKGNLCERSLATSVSLLLLLPCLALAVYFLLLQTFVLRLEFILTAVLLCFYGLEFLLGLVTVSLFSRSKMY; translated from the exons ATGATGTATTCAACCTATGGGGGCAGCACAACTTCTGAGCGTCCCGTAGTGGAAGCCTTGCGTCGTCACATCCTTCCAAGTCGTTTCTATGGTAATCAGAGATGGCGTCCG TTATCGTCCACATCACTGCAAgtcctcctctacctcaacTGTTGGTACTTTGCAGCATACTTCCTGGCAGAGTCTCTCATGTTCATCTACAAAG GGCTCTTACTGCCGTATCCATCAGATAATTTGATTCTGGACGTCGTTCTGCATCTCCTGTTTCTCTGCCTAGAGAGCCTCAGGATCTTCTATG GTTGGAAGGGGAATCTGTGCGAGCGATCCTTGGCCACCAGTGTgtctctgctgctcctccttcccTGTCTGGCCCTCGCTGtctacttcctcctcctccagaccttTGTCCTGCGCTTGGAGTTCATTCTCACCGCCGTTCTACTCTGCTTCTACGGCCTAGAGTTCCTTCTCGGCCTGGTCACCGTGTCTCTCTTCTCCAG GTCTAAAATGTACTGA
- the tmem216 gene encoding transmembrane protein 216 isoform X2, which translates to MASGRPILSSTSLQVLLYLNCWYFAAYFLAESLMFIYKGLLLPYPSDNLILDVVLHLLFLCLESLRIFYGWKGNLCERSLATSVSLLLLLPCLALAVYFLLLQTFVLRLEFILTAVLLCFYGLEFLLGLVTVSLFSRSKMY; encoded by the exons ATGGCGTCCG GGAGACCAATT TTATCGTCCACATCACTGCAAgtcctcctctacctcaacTGTTGGTACTTTGCAGCATACTTCCTGGCAGAGTCTCTCATGTTCATCTACAAAG GGCTCTTACTGCCGTATCCATCAGATAATTTGATTCTGGACGTCGTTCTGCATCTCCTGTTTCTCTGCCTAGAGAGCCTCAGGATCTTCTATG GTTGGAAGGGGAATCTGTGCGAGCGATCCTTGGCCACCAGTGTgtctctgctgctcctccttcccTGTCTGGCCCTCGCTGtctacttcctcctcctccagaccttTGTCCTGCGCTTGGAGTTCATTCTCACCGCCGTTCTACTCTGCTTCTACGGCCTAGAGTTCCTTCTCGGCCTGGTCACCGTGTCTCTCTTCTCCAG GTCTAAAATGTACTGA